In a genomic window of Chrysemys picta bellii isolate R12L10 chromosome 1, ASM1138683v2, whole genome shotgun sequence:
- the KCNJ15 gene encoding ATP-sensitive inward rectifier potassium channel 15: MGTTQINTSSAPLVNGIISADLKTHRPRVMSKSGHSNVRIDKVDGIYLLYLQDLWTTVIDMKWRYKLTLFAATFVMTWFLFGVIYYAIAFLHGDLERDHFPPKHMPCVKEVNSLTGAFLFSLESQTTIGYGFRFITEECPHAIFLLVAQLVITTLIEIFITGTFLAKIARPKKRAETIKFSHCAVITKHNGELCLVIRVANMRKSLLIQCQLSGKLLQTYETKEGERILLNQASVKFHVDSSSESPFLILPLTFYHLLDESSPLRDLTPQNLKEKDFELVVLLNATVESTSAVCQSRTSYIPEEIHWGYEFVPVVSLSQNGKYVADFSQFEQIRRSVDSTFYSMDSEKQKLEERYRQEDERERGLRTILLQQSNV; this comes from the coding sequence ATGGGCACCACTCAAATCAATACGTCAAGTGCCCCACTCGTTAACGGTATCATCAGCGCTGACCTCAAGACACACAGACCCCGGGTGATGTCCAAAAGTGGTCACAGCAATGTGAGGATTGACAAAGTAGATGGTATATACCTGCTTTACCTTCAAGATTTGTGGACAACGGTTATAGACATGAAGTGGAGATACAAACTTACCCTGTTTGCTGCTACTTTTGTGATGACCTGGTTCCTCTTTGGAGTTATCTATTATGCCATTGCATTTCTTCATGGAGATTTAGAAAGGGatcatttcccccccaaacatATGCCTTGTGTCAAGGAAGTAAATTCACTAACTGGGGCATTTCTCTTTTCTTTGGAGTCACAGACAACTATTGGTTATGGCTTTCGTTTCATCACAGAGGAGTGCCCTCATGCCATATTCCTCCTGGTTGCTCAGCTGGTCATCACAACCTTGATTGAGATCTTTATCACTGGTACCTTCTTGGCCAAAATTGCAAGACCCAAAAAACGGGCTGAGACTATTAAGTTCAGTCATTGTGCTGTAATTACCAAACACAACGGAGAGCTTTGCCTTGTGATCAGAGTGGCAAATATGAGGAAGAGTCTTCTGATTCAGTGTCAGCTGTCTGGGAAACTTCTTCAAACCTATGAAACCAAAGAAGGGGAGAGGATCCTGCTCAACCAAGCCAGTGTCAAATTCCATGTTGACTCCTCTTCAGAAAGTCCTTTTCTGATTTTACCTTTAACCTTTTACCATTTATTGGATGAGAGTAGCCCTTTAAGAGATCTCACACCCCAAAACCTAAAAGAAAAGGATTTTGAACTGGTTGTCCTCTTGAATGCCACAGTAGAATCCACTAGTGCCGTCTGCCAAAGCAGAACTTCTTATATACCAGAGGAGATCCACTGGGGTTATGAGTTTGTGCCTgtggtttctctctctcaaaatggaAAATATGTTGCTGATTTTAGTCAGTTTGAGCAAATCAGAAGAAGTGTAGACTCTACTTTTTATAGCATGGACTCTGAAAAACAGAAACTAGAAGAGAGATACAGACAGGaagatgaaagagagagaggactgAGAACAATATTGTTACAGCAAAGCAATGTGTGA